One genomic segment of Streptomyces niveus includes these proteins:
- a CDS encoding saccharopine dehydrogenase family protein: MNEGSTNSDRTNQNRTENDPPAIAVVGAYGHTAAFVLAEIRRRGWTPLLVGRDADKLHSAARAHPEAPVRVASVADPASLDRALSGAAAVLNCAGPFADTAPPVVDAALRAGIHYLDVAAEQAVTLETFDRYADRARDAGVVVVPSMAFYGGLGDLLATAAMGDWPAADDITIAIALDSWRPTRGTRETVRRNAGRHLVFTGNALTPPNGSPETGSWRFPPPLGVQETTELSTADQVTVSRHLRVPEIRVLMNPTPLRDLSDPATPPPTPADSDGRSAQTFVVDVVVRRAGERRRATASGRDIYAVTAPLVVEATARVLDGRLRRPPGTAAPGDLFDAADFLRSLTPAHLTFTEAAG, encoded by the coding sequence ATGAATGAGGGCAGTACAAACTCAGACCGCACGAACCAGAACCGCACCGAGAACGACCCCCCGGCGATCGCAGTCGTCGGTGCCTACGGGCACACCGCCGCCTTCGTCCTCGCCGAGATACGGCGGCGCGGCTGGACGCCCCTCCTCGTCGGCCGCGACGCCGACAAGCTCCACTCCGCCGCCCGCGCCCATCCGGAGGCACCGGTCCGGGTCGCGTCCGTCGCGGATCCCGCCTCCCTGGACCGGGCTCTGTCCGGCGCGGCGGCGGTCCTCAACTGCGCGGGCCCCTTCGCCGACACCGCACCTCCCGTCGTGGACGCGGCACTGCGCGCGGGCATCCACTACCTGGACGTGGCGGCCGAACAGGCAGTCACCCTGGAGACGTTCGACCGTTACGCGGACCGGGCGCGCGACGCCGGTGTCGTAGTCGTCCCGTCGATGGCGTTCTACGGCGGTCTCGGCGATCTGCTGGCCACCGCGGCGATGGGCGACTGGCCGGCCGCGGACGACATCACGATCGCGATCGCCCTCGACAGCTGGCGGCCGACCCGGGGAACCCGCGAGACCGTACGGCGCAACGCCGGCCGCCATCTGGTCTTCACCGGCAACGCGCTCACCCCGCCCAACGGATCTCCGGAGACCGGCAGTTGGCGGTTTCCGCCCCCGCTGGGAGTGCAGGAGACCACCGAACTCTCCACGGCCGACCAGGTCACGGTCTCCCGGCATCTGCGGGTGCCGGAGATCCGCGTCCTCATGAACCCGACCCCCCTGCGCGACCTGAGCGACCCCGCGACGCCCCCGCCCACCCCCGCGGACTCCGACGGCCGCTCGGCCCAGACCTTCGTGGTCGACGTGGTCGTGCGCCGGGCCGGCGAGCGCCGCCGCGCGACGGCGTCCGGCCGCGACATCTACGCGGTCACGGCCCCCCTCGTCGTGGAGGCGACGGCCCGCGTCCTGGACGGCCGGCTCCGCCGACCGCCCGGTACGGCGGCGCCGGGAGACCTCTTCGACGCCGCCGACTTCCTGCGGTCACTGACCCCCGCCCATCTGACGTTCACCGAAGCGGCCGGGTAG
- a CDS encoding helix-turn-helix domain-containing protein translates to MTSVVLALYEGAMLFEAAAACEVFGVDRGLAETWYDFRVCGTQQARLGGWLRVDTPHGLDALADADTVVVPACDDVEAAPPADLVDAVRAAHERGARLVSLCTGAFVLAAAGVLDGRRATTHWEHAAALAARHPRVQVDPDVLYIDEGSVLTSAGKAAGMDLCLHIVTLDHGAAVANALARRLVVPPHRAGGQAQFAAVPVAADARHALADLLHWVDGRLHEPLTVPDLARRANMSTRNLTRRFTATTGVTPLRWLHTRRIHRARELLETTDDSVELIAARTGMGTAATLRRHFHRALGVPPDTYRRTFRNPVP, encoded by the coding sequence ATGACATCGGTGGTGCTGGCGCTCTACGAAGGGGCCATGCTGTTCGAGGCCGCCGCGGCCTGCGAGGTGTTCGGCGTCGACCGCGGACTGGCCGAGACCTGGTACGACTTCCGCGTCTGCGGCACCCAACAGGCCCGCCTCGGCGGCTGGTTGCGCGTCGACACGCCCCACGGGCTCGACGCCCTCGCGGACGCGGACACCGTCGTCGTACCGGCCTGCGACGATGTCGAGGCCGCCCCGCCGGCCGACCTGGTGGACGCCGTGCGCGCGGCGCACGAGCGCGGCGCGCGGCTCGTGTCGCTGTGCACCGGGGCGTTCGTACTGGCCGCCGCCGGGGTGCTGGACGGCCGCCGCGCCACCACGCACTGGGAGCACGCCGCCGCGCTCGCCGCCCGCCACCCGCGCGTCCAGGTCGACCCGGACGTGCTCTACATCGACGAGGGAAGCGTGCTGACCTCGGCCGGCAAGGCGGCCGGAATGGATCTGTGCCTGCACATCGTCACCCTCGACCACGGCGCGGCGGTCGCCAACGCGCTGGCCCGCCGACTGGTGGTGCCTCCCCACCGGGCGGGCGGCCAGGCCCAGTTCGCCGCCGTGCCTGTGGCCGCCGACGCCCGCCACGCGCTCGCCGACCTGCTGCACTGGGTGGACGGGCGGCTGCACGAGCCGCTGACCGTGCCCGACCTGGCCCGGCGGGCGAACATGAGCACCCGCAATCTGACCCGGCGCTTCACCGCCACCACCGGCGTCACCCCGCTGCGCTGGCTGCACACCCGGCGCATCCACCGCGCGCGGGAACTGCTCGAAACCACCGACGACAGCGTCGAACTCATCGCCGCCCGCACCGGTATGGGTACGGCGGCCACCCTGCGCCGCCACTTCCACCGCGCCCTCGGGGTGCCACCGGACACGTACCGGCGCACGTTCCGGAACCCAGTTCCATAG